From Toxotes jaculatrix isolate fToxJac2 chromosome 7, fToxJac2.pri, whole genome shotgun sequence:
GGTACACtcaaggtaaaaataaataatcctaTGTGAAACCTCCTTTGGAAAAGAAAATCctggaaaaaatgtttcttttaaaaaatactcaCACTTCATCCTATCACAAAAAGACGAGGATCAGAGAGTTGGACAGCATATAAAACCACTGATAAATCCGTAAAAAACAGAGTTAAGAAAAGAAGTTCAGGTAAAAGCCATGATTGTGCTGAGCCCATCCTCAGCACCGCTCCACTGCTcgggtgcttgtgtgtgtatgtgtgtttgggccaaaagacaaaacaaacacaagtaatTACATCCTGATTTTGCCATTTGTGTTGGCATTCTTCCTCCATCCTCCCACTGTGAAGTTCCTACAAACCACAGCATCTGTTTAATGCTATGTGCATTAACACAGGACATGGGAAGGTTAACTACAATAAGGGTCAGAATATAAGGGAAGAATGGATAAAGGAGTGttaagtgttgtttttctgggTTTAGTCCGGagtgtgtggtggtggaggggttgGTGGTGAGTCTTCCTATGACTGGGGGAGGTGCTGTCTGATAATCTCTCTGGACTGAGGGGGGATCCTGTCGGGAAAACGGACGGAAAACTCCACGATGAGGTCACCGCGCTGTGATGGGTTCTTAGGGAAAGGCAGGCCTTCCCCTCTGAGTCGCTTCACTGTCCCCGGCTTGATGATGTCGTGACAGGGCAGAGAGATGATGCGGTTTTCCAGCGTGGGAATGCTAACCGTGCAGCCACACAACGCCtggaaaggagaggagattTGAGACGGTTAATATCTTTATTAGGAATGAAATGCCAAGGTCGTGAATATTCCGATGACTTAATGTTTCCATTAACTAACAACTTTCGTTTATCTTCCCTCAATACGTCATCCTTGTGTTTTCGGTGTGAGTGTTTATCAGATGTGTgtagttatgtgtgtgtgagaaagagacagaaagtagGTCTTCCTGACAAATCGTTTTAGATTCGACTACAGCACTGTGGGGTCTACAGAGCAGTGTTTGGAACAGGGACATTAGGAAAACATGACTTGGCAGTGGAAAAGTTTTCCGgtcttttgtgtatgtgtgtaggtggagttgtgtgtgtagtgtgtgtgtccgtgttgGAGGGGGGCTACACATTGCACAGGGGACTAATTTTAGCAACCGTCTCATAGCTGGGGCTAATGAAGTGAGGCAGGAATCGGCTGAGCTCGTAAATAGTTGGAGGGCTTGTCAGATGGGCTGGCAGGACAAGGaaagagcgcacacacacactaagccTCACCTCCTTATCACAGCGCCTGATGAATCCAGTCAGAGCATAGAGAGCGCTAAACTAAACACGGAGACCTGTGGTTATCACGACTTCACAGGCTTTCCAGTGAGCATCACTCACCAGATTTGCGCTGAACAGAAAGAACTATTTAAATCCACAACTCTGTGAATGAACATCCTGACGAACAAACTTGCCTTTCTAAGCAACTGTTACAAAATGTTCTACTATACAAAATAAGGTCACAGAATAAATACTATAAAGGTGTGGAGAAAGAAACCTGCATTGTGGATGATCTATAATTGTGGGAGTGAAAAGGATTAGGTcaagaaagtaagaaaaaaggaGTAAAAGAATGATAACTTGAGGCATTAACTTATCCAGGTATAAAACAGAAGACTTAAAAAGTAGGTGTTTAATAGGAGGATAGGATTGTCAAAGGTTTTGTGACACAGACCATGTCGTTGTGAAGTCTCTGGTTTTGATTCTTGTTGATGACCTTTGTTCATATTATCTTCCCTCTTGCTCTTACTCTATTATAAAGGCAAACATAACCCAAAAAGTAGTTAGATAATGATAATAGTGACATACTGTAGCTACTTTGACTTTGTCCAACACAGCTTTTAGAAATGTGGGAGTATTGGTCACAGCATTTGTTGCCACTTGAGTTCTCGGAACAACCAGCTTGTCTCTAAAGACTCATCAGCCATGCTAacggctctgtgaggctgtactgaaaaaaatgctTATGTACACTTGCTGACAATGAAAATACTAGCATAATTAGCACGTATAAATACATTGTTAACCATCATAGTCcatcaacatgctaacatttgctaattggCAGTAAACACGCGGTATAGCGGCCAATGAAAATGTCTTTACCTGTACAGGTATTTATTAAAATCTTGACCTTatgatggcactagatgaaGAGTCAGGGGACAACTAAATGCAGCTTATATGAGCCAAGACATTAACAAAGTTAATTTTTTGTAGGTGGAGAAATTGCATAATGGCATGTGTAAGAGTAAGGGGGGCGGATACTAGGAGCTGGAGTTGAAAGGAGGCTGGTTATAACAGGAATATTGTATTTAGGAAGGAATTCTTACTGTGAACTCAGATTATTTAAGCTGTATGCTACTTCCGGAGAGAGGACGGAAAGAGAAGCATTAGTTCAATTCTCCTAACTCCTAACCCCATTCATCTCAAGGCAACCAGCCCCCCATGATGTAACAGAGATTTTGCCTGCATTGGCCTGTGCTTAACCTCTAAGACCCCAGTCTATGACATTACATGGGTAATGTTGTATTAAGATAGCTGGGGGATTGTCTTGTCTcgtctggtgttttttttttaacaaacaggGACATGGGACATGTGGACAGTTGAAGTTCAGTCAGGAACAGCAGCTGCCACAGAGCTTTCCAGCCATGACATCAGCCTCCCGTTACCCCCTACATACGTTACGGGGTGACTTAGCCTGTGACTGTGATGGAGACTAGTGGCTCATCCTCTTGTTATGAACAGTTCCATTCACTAACACAAGActtacacacagagacaggttgCCATGACGCTCATTGACACACACTGCCAGCTGATCTGAGGGCCCACTGATTGCATAAGCCTCAGCTCAGACAACACAGCTCTAgaaactgacacaaacaaacacacacatacactttgaTTTGTAAGAATGCTCTGAATTTCCCCCTGGGGGAATCAATAATAtaccatctatctatctagacTTATGTTCATTCCCTGAGGCCATATCGTGACATAACCACCACCATTACATACCTAACCCTAGCAGGTATGTTTTTTCAGTAAGGACCAGCTAAAAGTGTCTTCACTAGACTGTGGACTGTCAGTCCAGTCCCTTAATATTATGCTTGTCTTGTATTTGTTAAAACTGACAGGACTAAAACACATTAGCTGCCTTAGTTCCACAGATTCATCATCATCTACCGTCATATATTTCCCTTTCTAAATGATAACAGAGGTGGAGCTGTAAAAAGCCGGCCACTTAGCCTTTGGAGCCCCACAGCTACAGTTAGCACCTACGTGTGTGTGGACGTGGGTTTTGCTGCTGAGCTGAGAGCGGCTGTGACAGGGGCTAGAAATGCACTGCCACAGATGATACCAGCTCACTGCAGAGGCATCATCAGTGCCAGAAATAGCCACCCTATAGAACCAGGTGTAGGTCTGTTTCAGGGAAATCAATGTGTCAAAATCACAGTAAGCTccctaactgtgtctgtctgctgtcacagTGAAGACACAGCAGGCAACTTCCAGTGAAGACACTGGAAGTATATGTCAATATGTGTCCAAATATCATTAAGTCTCAgctccatttctgtttttatactttttacaaTGAGTTTGTTTTGCTAACGGAAACAACCATCTTGTTGGCTGGGTAATATTGTCTACTGCTGGTGCCCTGATAGCATTTGCCATATTACATGTGGCAGGTTGCCTGGTGTGCAGCATGGAGCTGGTGCTGTGGTTTCACTGCAGCATTTAGCATCGTAGCTTCAGGGAAGCAGAGAAGAGTGGAGCAGTGGAATATGAGCTCTTATTTGCTTTGGATACTGAATCATCTGACCCACTTCCCTAATATTCCCCGGATACCGCCCCCCACCCtgcacgcccccccccccccccccccccccacatctTCACTTCTCTCCACCATCCGTATTTGGCTGCTTCAGACTTAAGTCTCTTATCTGGCTGCTGGAGGAGCACAGGGTTTTAGCTGTGGGAGTTCTGCAGTGCAAATCCTAACCATTGTGCCGGTTTGATCAAGATCCTGCTTAATGTGACTCAACAAACTCTAATGTGCTCTCATTAACTAGGCTGTCTTCGTATTTGTGCTGTGTGCAGGCACTCAGTTGTTTCCCAGTCGGCGCTGCTTCTAGAGGAAAATTTTCAGAATTGGCTTGAGTTGAGACATCTCCAGCTCTTTGTGAACACCTGCCATTAAGCTGACCATGTGGAGAACAGGCCATTGAGTGGCAGCGCCATTAGAAACATTAAAGCCTGTGTAATTCACAGACAGACCAGAGCTGTGCTGGACCCGTTGCCCTCGTAGGAGCAGCTAATTAAATGTCCTGCCAGTCACAGTAATAGCAGCCTGGATTGTCACCACTGTCACACTGCAATACATCTTTAACCAAGTGTGTTTGCAAATACGCTTGAAGATGCAAGACCGTGCACACTTGCATGCATGTTTATTCCTGTGTGCAGCTTTTTGTGCgcctgcctgcatgtgtgtttgtgtatatgtatttatacaGCAGTGCAGCGAAGGTGAGGACGATGGCTCTGTGCCGGTCACACAAGGACAACACATTCCTGCTGCTTCTTTCACACTGCAGTGACAGAGACTCCGCTTTCACTGATCTTGCCctccagcaacacacacacacacacatacacacacaatacacactcattcctcaatatgttttatatgacaGTCCTACCCTTAAATTACAGGCACACCTCCTCCACTGTTTGCCCATGCTGAGTGACAAGAAGGGTATGAAGAAGggaagtgggaaaaaaaagtgtgctaTTTTTGGATATTCATCCAAAACTTTGCAGCTCCATGAATGCATTAAAATTCTGCCTGGTTTGCTCCACTGGGAATCAAACTCCCAACCTCAGCGACATTAGCTACTCATCTGTCTGCAGAactgtgacaaagacagaggactGGAGATAGATAGAAAAGCGGAAAGCATGACAGAAGAGAGGGAGGTTAGGTGAAAATGGGCAGACACACCTCTTTTAGACTGATCTTGCAGTTATAAATAATATTGGAACCATCTCTCTTGAAGTGGGCGTGACCTTTGTCTTTAAGTACAAAGGCTATGTCGGCAGGAATGTTCTCAGGGGTCTCGTCCCCCTCCTTTGGGAAGGTGATCTTGGTCCCCTCCTTCCAGCCCTTCTTGATGACGATGTTGAGGAtcttgtcctctgtcctcataCTCCGCCCATCTGGGTTCAGCCTGCGACGGGTGATCTTCATGCGCTTGGTGCAGCCGTGGAAGATCTCTTCCAGCGAGACCTTCAGCTCGTGGACCACCGGAGGGTCTTGCTGCTTTCGGCCGGTGCCCAGGCGCTCTGACggcacccccctcctcctgcgACCCTCCCCCGGGAAGCCGTTGTTCATCCCTCCGGGAAAACCAAACTGTCTCCCAAAATGAGCGAAGGGGTCATCCTCATCCATATCCACATCCTGCTCGCCGTCGTTGCTGTGATCATTGTGGAAGGAGAAACCGTTGGAGCGGCTGTGGCCGCGGTTGGAGCCAAAAAACATGTCAAAGGGGTTGGAGCCGCCGAAGAAGGAGGCGAAGGTGGCATGGGGGTCTCCGTGGAAGGTGTAGTGGTACGTTGAGCTGCCAGGGGCACCTGAAGAgctgctgcctcctgtcttCAAACCTGAGAGAGAAAAGCGAGAGAGAGGAACGTGAGACCTCAtatgctcatgcacacactcaaacacccaCCAGCTGTAAACGCACATTAATATGAACTCAGATACCAGACACAGGACCCTGTTCAGAGAAAACCAAGAGTGTGGgtaacagcagagagaagagagtggaGCCCTTGTGGGCGGGAAAATTCCCACAGCATCACTGATCTTCCAACAGTGCTGGTGGTGGAGCAACTCATAAAATACCAGGTCActccatccaacacacacaaacacacacacacacacacacacacacacacacacacacacacacacacacacacacacacacacacacacacacacacaccttttcaacAGAGACACATGCATAGAACACCCACAAATGCAAACTATAGCAGTCGCTGCTATTCATATCTCAACCACATAATGATCTTAAGCCATCTGTCTgtcagctaacacacacacagttatacacaCTACACTACCAGCTGAGGTAGACTAGAAGGTGTTGGAGCTGATAAATGTTGTTGACATTAAAGATAACAATAGGCAATCCTGCGCACATTCctgtacaaaacacaaacatgaaaacatggaagAGACACAGCATTATTACTTCAGTGACTGAAGCCCACCCAAATCCTCCACTGTGATATTAGATGCTGAGTCTGTTCCTGAGCTATTTCAATAACAACTTAATCCATCATAACGCCTCTTTAACAAGGCTTCACTAGCAGAGTGCTGAAGCCTGCTCTGCCTGAACTCTGACTGCTTTCACTCAGTGAtcctacacagacacatgcagacgGACAGGATCAAACCCAGACACCCCAGCCCCCTCCCACACCAGCCCCTCCTCACCTTCCTCTCCTAGCTGATCATAGACGACCCTTTTCTTGGGGTCGCTGAGCACCTCGTAGGCCTCTGCGATCTCCTTGAACTTCTCCTCTGCGTTGGCATCCTTGTTCTTGTCTGGGTGGAAGCGTAGCGCCATGCGCCGGTAGGCCTTCTTGATCTCCTCCTCATTGGAGCCCTTGGGGATGCCCAGGATCTTGTAGTAGTCCTTCCCCATAGCTGTGCACACGCATACACTCTTGGGAATGGGACCCCCCTCCCTTATTCAGCTCCGGCCGTGTTCGTTCACTGGTGAGATAGACGGCTAACTGTTAGGGTCTCATTATTACTCCTCTGAGGAGGACGCTGCTCAGAACAAGCAACTATATAGCTGTATATGTCCTGGCAAAGGTGTAGAGTGCACTCAAAGTGATCTCTTTCAGGGCTTTAATGTAAAGTCTGTTTAGTGATAGCTGAAGATGGGAACACAGAGTGCTGGTTTCACTAACTGTTGCTATGGGGATTATGTGGTTGCTGTGCTGATGCAGAGTCAGGTAGAGTGCAGAGGAATCCCCTTCATCTGCTTTATCAAAGGGCTTCTCCCTCCCAGCTCACCCAGGCAGGTACAAACAACACTTGGaatcatttatttcaaatgcGCTTATATTGAAATCATCTGATTTTGCGCTGTGTAAATCAAACGGACTTCACTGATTGGCTGATGGTACTGACTGGTCAGCGTCCAGCTCTGGCtgggcagagacacacaacctgTCAGACGGAGGAAACCCTTTCACTGAGACACTGCGGAGCCTctgaacaggacacacacacacacagagagcgcTTCTGTCCTGATTTATATCTATATCATTACAACATACTGCTTCTATGCTGCTACAAACAGACACCGGTTCGCTATTACTATATATAGAGACAAAATCTTAAATTCCGACATTTTAAACCAttactttatatttataatCAACACCAACCACTGGAATATACAGCCTGATAAACCTCAGATATTTCCACAGTAGCCCatacaatgaaaatgaaattttagTGACAGAAAGCCAGGTTCAGAAACATTATACGAGCAATGAGAAATAGAAAGGAAGATATGAAgggaagaaatggaaaaaaagaaaatcctacCCGAATGCTAGGCAATTAATGTAGAATATCAAATCAGCATGGTCCGgcttccctctccttctttcttaccctctctttctctttctgtgtctctctctgtgtctctctctgtgtctttcttttcctcagtcCTCGTTATCTGCCTGCCGCCCCGGCACCGCTGCGTCCTTATAAATTGACGTCAGGACGCCGGGAGGATCACAGGCTCCGAAATAACCGGTGACCGAATACTGAGGTGCATCCATCTGACGTTTCAGCGGAAAACCTCGGACAACGGGCCCaacacagccacagccacagtCACAGACCTCCATCCACTACCACAGCGCTGCAGCTGGGGTTCAGTGTGGGCAAAACAGGACCGTGATCACTGGGCTACTGACGGGATttgggagagaaaacaaagctgaggaaaaaaaaaagttcaccccccccccccccccttctgaTTCAGTCAGTGACTGCCATCAATAGCcattatgtaaaaataaaataaaataaaaattctttGTGAACTTATTTGATTCGAGGCTGTGATGAGAGGCTGCAAACAACTCTCCCTAATGATGGTTGGGGAATTTAAGCCGACTCCCCACCCGTGATCATGATCTTCCCTGCACTGTAAAAATCTGCCAGCAATTATGGCAGCTTTCgcttaaaaatgtatttacatacacaaatatatatataaagatttgttttccttacctgcagctgctgctttgtttgcGTCCGATCCGGGTCCTGTCGGTGTCTAAAAATCCGCTTGCAGCCTGGAGAGCAAACCCAgccctctccctctccgtctctgtctctcagccagCAGAACTCTTTGTTTAAGGTCtgctctcaaacacactcagctcTCAGACCGACTCACACTCAGGATTAAGTTTAAACTGAGGAATTTGAGAGAGGGACTGACCAGTGCCTTTGTTTCAAAACTCTGTCCTCCTGCGGGATTTGGCTGCGGCATGTCAGAGGTGTGGGGGTCCACTGTGCAGGGAAACAGGGTCATAtttggaaagagagagggagagagcaggggtgggggtggggggcggggggggttaGTCCTGAGAGCTAACAGGAACAATCACCTGATAAAAACTGTatgcgtgtgcatgtgaagCCTATGCGCGCGATCCTGTAGTCGTGCCTGGGTTGATTGGGTATAATAAACACAGCTGAGTCATGTGttgactccacacacacacgcattttGATCTTCTGTCTTTGCGAAGACTGTAGATTTATTCAGACTCCCACTTTCCCAACACCAGACCTAAAATAAAGCTTTAACCCTTTCCTTAACTCTACACTTACACAGCCCCAAAATTACCCATCCTGCCCTTAACCCTTAGCTTGATGCCTCGACCTTGACACCAGACCTCATCCCAACTAAAATTCCACTGTGGCCCTGAAAATCAACTCTAGACCTTAAAATGAATCCCAACATTAACCCTTGTCCTCATTTTAAGTTGAAACCCCAAAATCACCCAACCAAATAACCCAGCTTTAAGATTattaaacacaaaacaggaatattcaacacattcacacaaaactAAAATTGTGAAAATCTGAAACTTAGATGTTAACATAGTGACCCTCTTTAAGTGCCTCAAGAATAGGCAATGAAGCAGGATCCACCTTACGGCCCCTCAACATGTAAGATGATTATATCCTTTAATAGTGTACATTTAAATATTCCAGATCGACTGACATGTAAGGCTGAAGCTATTAGACCACATGGAGGTCTGACTCCTTGCCCACTTTTACAGGTTGGTAAACCAAGTCTTGTTCTACCCCTAATTACACCTCAACCTAACTTTACTTTCAACAGTAACCCTAACCTCTTAGCCCTAGAATCATTGGTCCCACAGTCCAGAGATAAACCAACATTaagtagtttttaaaaaatgtccttTGCTGTGGGGGAGATTTGGCTCATTCAACAGACTAAGAAGACACGCAGTACATCCTGAAGGCCAAACATTCCTCCCTGACTTCACCACTGTTCTCAGTCCAGGGCAACTTCAACGAGCAGCCCACCCGTCTTTCTAAAGAACTGCGTATATTACAGCACCGGTGGAGGTCTGAATCATTATTGATGACTTTTACTGCTAAGTGCACAGGAAGGTACACTCAGCGGGGAGAAGCGCTTTTGCTCTGCTGGGtcattgtgagagagagtgagaaataaGGACTCATTTAAGCTTGAGTCATCAGTCCCCACCGAACCGGCGAGGAGGTGCGAGAAAAGTGGGTGTCTCAATGGAGGagtctgtctgacacacacatgcatgtatttaaacattcaaaacaatGCAAGGATGCAGAGAAGTTGCTGTGTTGCAGAGTGTTGTGGaagtttttcctgctgctgctgctggtgaagaaTGAAATAGAGACTTCTGCTGGCCGataaggttttattttctctgcaaaGAAAAGGTCAATCAGCACACAAGACGGTCTGAGTGAAGAAAGACCCCGAACATGGGGAGACCTAAGCATTTACGCCTGAGGAACGCCCCCTAAGGTGGGTTTCACATCCTTTGTCTGCCACAATGTCAGACATTTGGCATGGACTCCCTGGAGTGTGTTTCACACCTGGGGTATCCTGCAGGAGTTTGCATTCAGGTGATAGGTGTTAAGAGGTCTAGGCATCACAAACTAATATACAAAAAGGTCTGATGTCTTGgcgagaaagaaggaagtgggGTACCTCAGGGAGAGGACCAAATTGCGATTACAATAGGTCACAATCTAACAGACAACAGGGTCTGGTATCTTGGTGAGAAACAAAAGGAAGTGAGGTACACAAAGAGAATCGAATTGCAATTACACAGAGCTGTGGAGGAGAATGAAGATAGAcaatcctctgtgtgtgtgtgttttggcagcaGGGAGGGCTCTTGGGTCCAGTGCAGCTGTCCCAGAAGAGCAACTGGTCAGCAGTGGAGTGTTATCCATGCAGGGCCCCCTCTGCTTGGCCTGTGACGGAGACTGGAACGTGTTGAAATCGACTGCAGTGCACTGACGGAAACATCCGGTTAAAACGGGATCTGaaatctgcatgtgtgtgtgccaagtgAGCACATAGGTTATAAAACTGCTCTTACTCATGACTGTCAGAAGATCTTGCATAACTGGTCAGGTTTCAGAGATTGTAATCACATTGCTGGAATTGCGcactctgtttgttttgtgtctgcatCCCTAATTGCCAGTGATGACCGATGAGAGCCGATCCACGTGCTGCTCCGATGCTGAGTATGCACTGAAACAGTCTAGGAGCAACTATTCCTGACCTGACGCtgggtttccatggtgacacAGGAATCTGCCAGACAGTGATGTGTCTGGCAGGAATACGCCGTCTCAGCAATGGCTCCTCTGagcacgtgtgtgcatgtgtgtgtgtgtgtgaacatgggATGAGATATCCAGTGAGGC
This genomic window contains:
- the dnajb5 gene encoding dnaJ homolog subfamily B member 5, whose amino-acid sequence is MGKDYYKILGIPKGSNEEEIKKAYRRMALRFHPDKNKDANAEEKFKEIAEAYEVLSDPKKRVVYDQLGEEGLKTGGSSSSGAPGSSTYHYTFHGDPHATFASFFGGSNPFDMFFGSNRGHSRSNGFSFHNDHSNDGEQDVDMDEDDPFAHFGRQFGFPGGMNNGFPGEGRRRRGVPSERLGTGRKQQDPPVVHELKVSLEEIFHGCTKRMKITRRRLNPDGRSMRTEDKILNIVIKKGWKEGTKITFPKEGDETPENIPADIAFVLKDKGHAHFKRDGSNIIYNCKISLKEALCGCTVSIPTLENRIISLPCHDIIKPGTVKRLRGEGLPFPKNPSQRGDLIVEFSVRFPDRIPPQSREIIRQHLPQS